ATGCGATGGCGCCACCACGCGTTGGATAGAGATTCCGGCGGCTGGTCAGGATGAGGATGCGCTGGAAGATCCGGCGCCCGGCCTCAACCTGCTGCCGAAGAAATGATGCATTGGCGGCGCGCTGCTTCGAAGCGGCGCGCCGCTGTTTTGGTGGATGGCATGAACGTGGCCTGTTTTCAGCGGATAGAACGGACAGCCGGCAGGTGCTTCGGCCTGCTGGCCGCGATCCTGCTGCTTGCCGTCCTTGCCACGCCAAACCAGGCCTTTGCCCATGCGGCGCTGATCAAGGCCGAGCCTGCCGACGGCGCGGTTCTGGAGCGAGCGCCGACGCAATTTTCGCTGACCTTCAGCGAGCCTGTGTCGCCGCTGGTGCTGACCTTGGTGCGGCCCGACGGTACGCCTGTCGCTTTGACCTCGTTTCGGTTGAGCGACCAAACGGTTGAGATCGACAATCCACAAAAGCTCGGGCCGGGCACCCATGTCTTGAGCTGGCGGGTGATTTCCGCCGATGGCCATCCGGTCGGCGGCTCGGTGCTGTTTTCCGTTGGCGCGCCAAGTGCGGCGCCGGCGGTGGGGGAAGCTGTCGATATAGATTTGCGGTCAGCGATCTGGACCGGCAAGGTTCTTCTCTACATCGGGCTTTTCCTCGGCATTGGCGGCGCCTTCGCGCTGACATGGCTGGCACAAGGCCAGCGCTCAGGCCAGCGCTTCGTCATTGCCGCCATCCTGTGCGGGCTGGTCGCAGCACCCCTGTCGCTCGGGTTCCAGGGGCTGGACGCGCTGGGCGCGCCACTCGCCCGGCTGGCGCAACCGGTGGTCTGGCGGACGGCGCTTGGCACCAGCTTCGGCTGGACGGTGCTGATTTCGCTGGCGGCGCTCGGGCTTGGCCTGCTGTCGTTGGTCGGATCGCGTGCTGGCGCCAGGCCGTTGGCGCTCGCCGGGCTGGCCGGTGTGGGTGCAGCCCTTGCCGCCAGCGGCCATGCCAGTGCAGCCGAACCGCAATGGCTGACGCGGCCTATGGTGTTCCTGCATGGCGCCGGCATCGCTTTCTGGGCTGGAGCATTGCTGCCGCTCGGCCTGGCGTTGAGCAGCCAATCGGTGGAAGCCGGGGCGTTCCTGCGGCGGTTTTCGCGCGCGATCATGCCCGTGGTGGTAGTGCTTGCCGCCGCCGGTGTGGTGCTCGCCATCATCCAGGTGCAGACACCGGCGGCACTGGTCAACACCGCCTATGGCCGGCTGCTGCTGATCAAGCTGGCGCTGCTGGTGTTTCTGTTCACGCTGGCGGCGGTCAATCGATGGCGGCTCACCGCCTTGGCCGAGGCCGGAGCGACGGAAGTGCGGCGACGGCTTAGCCGCTCGATCTCAGTCGAAATGCTGATCGTGCTCCTGATCTTCGGCGTTGCCGCCGGCTGGCGCTTCACGCCGCCGCCACGGGCCCTGGCAATCGCCGCGGCACAACCGACGTCGACCCATATCCACACTATGAAGGCGATGGCCGACATCGACATCACGCCCGGCCATACCGGGGAGGTCACCGCCTCCATCGTCATCATGGATGGCGATTTCGGCCCGCTCGACGCCAAGGAAGTGACGCTGGTGCTGTCCAAGCCCGATTCGGGGATCGAGCCGATCAAGCGTCCGGCGACCAAGCCAGGCGACGGCACCTGGCGCGTCGATAATCTCGTCATCCCGATTCCAGGCCGCTGGACGGCGCGGCTCGATATTCTGGTTTCGGATTTCGAAGTGGTAAAGATCGAAGCGCCGATCGATATCCGCGCCGAGTGATATTCAGCCCGCCTGCGAAGGGCGCTCAGCCGAGTTCCTGGGCTAACCCGATGAGATGCCCTTCCGGCCCACGGATGTAGCAGAGCCGATACACGTCCTGGTAACGGACGACTTCACCGGCCAGCTGCGCGCCACGCTTGCGGAGCCTTTCAAGCGTGTCGTCGATGTCGTCCACGGTAAACATGACGCGCAGGTAGCCCAGGGCATTGACCGGGGCGTTGCGGTGATCGGCGACGACCGTCGGCGTGAGGAAGCGGGAGAGCTCGAGCCGGCTATGGCCATCCGGTGTGCGCATCATGGCAATCTCGACGTGCTGATCGCCGAGCCCGGTGACACGTCCGGCCCACTCGCCTTCGATCGTCGCCCGCCCTTCCAGTTCGAGGCCGAGCTCGCGAAAGAAGGCAATCGTCTCGTCGAGGTCATCGACGACGATTCCGACATTGTCCATCCGTTTGACTGCCATAAGTTCAACCTAACGTCATATGTTCGATCGGCAAGGCGTCGCCTGGTCACCAACTGACCCTTCCTGACTCGGTCTGACACAACGCAGACGCAACACAATTCGGCGAGGCGGTTGACGTGGCGCGAAAGGCCCGTCAATCATCTCGCCGAAAAATGGGCATCCCGAAAAACGCGGCCTCAACAAAATCCGAAAGCAGGGAAGAAACGATGGAAAAAGCCGAAATAGGCCTGATCGGCCTTGGCACAATGGGCTCCAACCTCGCGCTCAACATTGCCGAGCACGGGCACCGCATCGCCGTCTTCAACCGCACCAAGGCGCGCACCGATGCCTTCCTCGAAGGCGCCGGTTCGCTCAGGGACATGGTGGTGCCCTGCTACAGCCTGGAGGAACTGGCAGCTGCGATCAAGCCGCCGCGCCCGGTCATCATCATGGTGCTGGCCGGCAAGCCGGTCGACGAACAGATCGAAGCGCTGCGCGGCGTGTTGTCTGACAACGATATCGTCATCGATGCCGGCAACGCCAATTTCCGCGATACGATGCGGCGCTTTTCGGAACTGTCGGGCTCAGGTCTCACCTTCATCGGCATGGGCGTATCCGGCGGCGAGGAAGGCGCGCGCCATGGACCGTCGATCATGGTCGGCGGCACCGAAGACTCCTGGAAGCGCGTCGAACGCGTGCTGACCGCGATCTCGGCCAAGTTCAAGGATGAACCGTGCGCTGCCTGGCTTGGCACAGACGGCGCCGGGCATTTCGTGAAAACCATCCACAACGGCATCGAATATGCCGACATGCAGATGATCGCCGAGATCTACGGCATCCTGCGTGACGGTCTCGGCATGGGGCCGAAGGAGATCGGCAAGGTCTTCGAGGACTGGAACAAGGGCCGGCTCGATTCGTATCTGATCGAGATCACCGCCAGGGTGCTGGCCGCTGACGATGCAAAGACCGGCAAGCCGGTAGTCGACATCATCCTCGACCGTGCCGGCCAGAAGGGCACCGGCAAATGGTCTGTCATCGAGGCGCAGCAGCTCGGCATTCCGGCGACGGCCATCGAGGCGGCGGTGGCGGCCCGCGTGCTGTCCTCGATCAAGGATGAGCGGCAGGCGGCCGAAAAAGCCTATGGCAATATCGGCGTCACCAAGATCTCCGGCGACAAGGCGGCACTTCTGAAAGATCTGGAGCTGGCGCTGCTCGCCGGCAAGATCGCCGCCTATGCACAAGGTTTCGCGGTGATGAGCGCCGCCTCGAAGGAGTTCAACTGGAACTTGCCGATGCCGACCATCGCCAAGATTTGGCGTGCCGGCTGTATCATCCGCTCGCAGATGCTCGACACCATGGCGGAAGCCTTCGGCTCGGGCGGCGCGTCCACCAACCTTTTGATGGCGCCGGCTTTCACCACCATGATGCAGGAGGCGCATCCGTCGCTTAGGCGCACCGTTGCCAAGGCATCGGAAGCAGGCTCGCCGGTGCCTGCACTGGCGTCGGCACTTGCCTATTTCGACAGCTACCGCCAGGGCCGCGGCACCTCGAACCTGATCCAGGCGCAGCGCGACTTCTTCGGCGCGCATGGCTTCGAGCGCATCGGCGAGCAGGGCGCTTTCCATGGGCCATGGGGAAGTGGAGCGGCCGGATAGGGTCAGGTGAGGCGGACCTCTCAGGTCGTGCCAGTCAGCCCTGATACGCGACGACGTCGCCTGGCTTGACCACAGTCTGCAAAGAGCCAGGTGCCGCGCCGCCTATCCAGCCCAGCACGGCGCGGGCAAGCTCGGTGCCGGCGAGGCGGAAATCTTCGTTGACGATCAGCAACTCCCGGCGGAACAGATGCAGCAGTTCCGACGATTGCTTGGACACGACATCGACGTCGCGGCCGAGTTTCAGGCCGGCATCCTCGATGCCGGCGACGATGGCCAGCGTTGCTGCGGCGGCGCTGCTGACGAAACCGTCCGGCCTGACGTCGCGGCGCATCAACTGCGCGGTCCGCGTCCTGATCTGATCGATCGACTGGTCGATCGAAACAGCGTTGAACGGCACTTCGCTGGCGTCGACCTCGCTCAGTGCGTCGGCAAAGCCATTGACCGTGTGGTCGTAATAGGTGAGCCCGACCGGCGGCGCTACCAGCGCCAGCCGGCGCCGGCCGACGCTGGCCAGATGGCGCACCGCTTCGGCGGCGAAGGCGTAATTGTCGAAGTCGTGATAGGGGTGGACAAGCCCCATATCGGTGCGGCCATGTGTGGCAAAGGGTATGCCACGCTCCAGCATGTAGCGGGCGCGCGGATCGTTGGGCTGCGTGCGTGAGATGATGACGCCATCGGCCGAGCCGGACTCGACCAGATACTTTACCGGGTCCAGCGGATCCTGCGAGCGCGAGTAGGGCGTGACGATCAGGTGATAGGGTGTGTCGGCAATGACCTCCGAGACGCCGTAGATGATGTCCGAGACAAAGCTCATGATCTCGCGCTCGGTATTGAGCACGAGGCTGATAACATTGGTCTTGCCGGTCCGCAGGCGCACGCCGGCGCGGTTCGGCCGGTAGCCGATCTGCCTCGCGACGAGTTGAACCCGCCGCCTGGTCTCGGCGCCGATCTCGGGTGCATCCTTGAGCGCGCGCGAGACGGTGGTGACGCCGAGCCCGGTCATGAAGGCAAGCGTCTTCAGCGTCGGCCGCTCATGCGCCGACGCCTCGTCGTCCTTGTCCGTCTGGTCCCTGTCCATTCGTCCCGCCCCGTCAGGCGCATAGCAGCCGCCGGACCAGCCGACAATCGCTTCGATGACGATGTGGCACGGTTCTTCGCAGTCGGGCCTCAATATACTGAAACGTTACAGATTTCCAACATCGCAGCGCGTGGGCCTCTCAAGCCATGGTTTTGGCAGGGTTTTGGCGGCCAGAAACGTAGCGCGACAATCAGGTTCGAGACGGTTTTCTTGCGCTGCAGCATGATTTTGCAGCGCAGCACCCGGTTTTGCGCGCAGTTTGCCGGTTCGCACGCAACGAATTTGTTCGCGCCTCGAAAAAACATTCG
This region of Mesorhizobium sp. C432A genomic DNA includes:
- a CDS encoding VOC family protein, coding for MAVKRMDNVGIVVDDLDETIAFFRELGLELEGRATIEGEWAGRVTGLGDQHVEIAMMRTPDGHSRLELSRFLTPTVVADHRNAPVNALGYLRVMFTVDDIDDTLERLRKRGAQLAGEVVRYQDVYRLCYIRGPEGHLIGLAQELG
- a CDS encoding LacI family transcriptional regulator, with protein sequence MDRDQTDKDDEASAHERPTLKTLAFMTGLGVTTVSRALKDAPEIGAETRRRVQLVARQIGYRPNRAGVRLRTGKTNVISLVLNTEREIMSFVSDIIYGVSEVIADTPYHLIVTPYSRSQDPLDPVKYLVESGSADGVIISRTQPNDPRARYMLERGIPFATHGRTDMGLVHPYHDFDNYAFAAEAVRHLASVGRRRLALVAPPVGLTYYDHTVNGFADALSEVDASEVPFNAVSIDQSIDQIRTRTAQLMRRDVRPDGFVSSAAAATLAIVAGIEDAGLKLGRDVDVVSKQSSELLHLFRRELLIVNEDFRLAGTELARAVLGWIGGAAPGSLQTVVKPGDVVAYQG
- the gndA gene encoding NADP-dependent phosphogluconate dehydrogenase; the protein is MEKAEIGLIGLGTMGSNLALNIAEHGHRIAVFNRTKARTDAFLEGAGSLRDMVVPCYSLEELAAAIKPPRPVIIMVLAGKPVDEQIEALRGVLSDNDIVIDAGNANFRDTMRRFSELSGSGLTFIGMGVSGGEEGARHGPSIMVGGTEDSWKRVERVLTAISAKFKDEPCAAWLGTDGAGHFVKTIHNGIEYADMQMIAEIYGILRDGLGMGPKEIGKVFEDWNKGRLDSYLIEITARVLAADDAKTGKPVVDIILDRAGQKGTGKWSVIEAQQLGIPATAIEAAVAARVLSSIKDERQAAEKAYGNIGVTKISGDKAALLKDLELALLAGKIAAYAQGFAVMSAASKEFNWNLPMPTIAKIWRAGCIIRSQMLDTMAEAFGSGGASTNLLMAPAFTTMMQEAHPSLRRTVAKASEAGSPVPALASALAYFDSYRQGRGTSNLIQAQRDFFGAHGFERIGEQGAFHGPWGSGAAG
- a CDS encoding copper resistance CopC/CopD family protein, which encodes MNVACFQRIERTAGRCFGLLAAILLLAVLATPNQAFAHAALIKAEPADGAVLERAPTQFSLTFSEPVSPLVLTLVRPDGTPVALTSFRLSDQTVEIDNPQKLGPGTHVLSWRVISADGHPVGGSVLFSVGAPSAAPAVGEAVDIDLRSAIWTGKVLLYIGLFLGIGGAFALTWLAQGQRSGQRFVIAAILCGLVAAPLSLGFQGLDALGAPLARLAQPVVWRTALGTSFGWTVLISLAALGLGLLSLVGSRAGARPLALAGLAGVGAALAASGHASAAEPQWLTRPMVFLHGAGIAFWAGALLPLGLALSSQSVEAGAFLRRFSRAIMPVVVVLAAAGVVLAIIQVQTPAALVNTAYGRLLLIKLALLVFLFTLAAVNRWRLTALAEAGATEVRRRLSRSISVEMLIVLLIFGVAAGWRFTPPPRALAIAAAQPTSTHIHTMKAMADIDITPGHTGEVTASIVIMDGDFGPLDAKEVTLVLSKPDSGIEPIKRPATKPGDGTWRVDNLVIPIPGRWTARLDILVSDFEVVKIEAPIDIRAE